In Trichoderma atroviride chromosome 2, complete sequence, one DNA window encodes the following:
- a CDS encoding uncharacterized protein (EggNog:ENOG41), which yields MAYNFVNDPMTPSKDPISLDGAPPDNLVPSGYVESRIRQLNIMSSKVRPKVQNSLHVANVREGEEVCSPACQGTRLEVTASPPVGHSYPGLRINDNHSDDIGVAWEASSISAHMYNVKPSLRASRSTNSIGLRSPTRGPSRFRGSHRSNKSASNRVDSSNLD from the coding sequence ATGGCTTACAACTTCGTGAATGATCCCATGACTCCTTCCAAGGATCCAATATCGTTGGATGGAGCACCGCCGGATAATCTTGTGCCCTCGGGATATGTCGAGTCTCGTATACGGCAACTCAACATCATGTCAAGCAAAGTTCGACCCAAGGTTCAGAATTCGCTACATGTCGCAAATGTGCGCGAAGGCGAAGAAGTTTGCAGCCCGGCTTGCCAGGGCACACGGCTTGAAGTCACCGCTTCACCCCCTGTTGGACATTCGTATCCGGGCTTGAGAATTAATGACAATCACAGCGATGACATTGGAGTTGCTTGGGAAGCGTCATCGATAAGCGCTCACATGTACAATGTCAAGCCAAGTTTGAGGGCATCAAGATCGACCAATTCTATAGGTTTACGGAGCCCAACTCGGGGCCCTAGCAGATTCCGGGGCTCACACAGGTCGAATAAGTCTGCTTCCAACCGAGTTGACAGTTCGAATTTGGATTAG
- a CDS encoding uncharacterized protein (EggNog:ENOG41) produces MYIPRIIFEYPERPRINPYNASKVALLIENRPSAVLAPILLHFISVVPPDWQFRFMGSPLSVASVNRSVAIQNQVASGKLDLTYIPTNMSTNGQEEISQFLTTLWLYEVVLQPAEWLLVFQTDSMLCANSRLNLNDFLEYDWVGAPWNPGGQWGGNGGLSLRRVSRIIDILRNQRRANGSEPEDVWLSERLAHHPNGKVANGSVSLTFSGEMHGGQLEQTVNGSSSSNVEHVGDNEYMQGVDDWRIGYYEPMGYHIGGSGSFLHSPVWGSPELRQHTWKYCPEVKMALAMDIAKYIPGNCGATWI; encoded by the coding sequence ATGTACATTCCACGCATCATATTCGAATATCCAGAACGACCACGCATCAACCCATACAACGCCTCCAAAGTAGCCCTCCTCATCGAAAACCGCCCCAGTGCTGTTCTTGCACCCATCCTGCTACACTTTATATCCGTCGTACCGCCAGATTGGCAGTTCCGCTTCATGGGCTCTCCCCTATCGGTGGCGTCAGTCAACCGTTCTGTCGCCATTCAGAACCAGGTTGCCTCTGGTAAACTTGATCTCACATACATCCCCACAAACATGAGCACAAACGGACAAGAGGAAATCAGCCAGTTCCTCACCACGCTGTGGCTGTACGAGGTCGTGCTTCAACCGGCAGAGTGGCTGCTGGTTTTCCAAACAGACTCCATGCTCTGCGCGAATAGCAGACTGAATCTCAACGACTTCTTGGAATACGATTGGGTTGGCGCGCCGTGGAACCCCGGAGGGCAATGGGGCGGCAATGGAGGATTGTCGCTGAGGCGTGTGAGCCGCATCATCGACATCCTGCGCAACCAGCGACGCGCCAACGGCTCGGAGCCCGAGGATGTTTGGCTATCCGAACGTCTTGCCCACCATCCCAACGGCAAAGTGGCCAATGGATCCGTGTCACTGACATTTTCTGGCGAAATGCACGGCGGACAGTTAGAGCAGACTGTAAATGGCTCAAGCAGCTCCAACGTTGAGCATGTCGGCGACAATGAGTATATGCAAGGGGTAGATGACTGGAGAATAGGATACTACGAGCCAATGGGATACCACATTGGTGGCAGCGGTTCTTTTCTCCATAGCCCTGTTTGGGGATCGCCAGAGCTGAGGCAGCACACGTGGAAATACTGTCCAGAGGTCAAGATGGCATTGGCGATGGATATAGCCAAGTATATCCCTGGCAATTGCGGCGCGACGTGGATATAA
- a CDS encoding uncharacterized protein (EggNog:ENOG41), whose product MSQRGPGHRSPSRLSSKSPVGNEQVSFSQFKSQRYESVGISPEVGRAAQHSAKAFGVHNILNPSEAHSMGSDSRGRPPSQTKETEPVYPASSSTPYGVPRTYFPGHADTGSVPTTPVTAGVVPTGRYPISERNSPSTSYPFPIMDNPRKILSPRAPRISNHGQTHSPRDQDSRQPLAPSMLPAKRPYEQDTPDEVRHAPGFQQPSGIASGPHTPMVTPPRSLSQPVARPLDASYVQPPTIPPPGELQSRSHGMHTPLQLQHGITGMSTSRPLSVTEGALTEGTSSWPDILRRQAGSFVGMDSQQAYMTLPGSDTPIPVQVDYSQASKKADEKRQRNAKASTRHRRKKKTLQEENLKHLQELKEERQQMLQQIEELENQRDFYRSDRNRLRDIVSRTPAVSNHAAGPPSPVLSKSISFVDRSPLMQSHHIPTPTQGYLSEVSSAERPVPVRRTDDRPDFSPPMYGALPGGPPHSLPSMHNQAYGAPPPRPPSATSSTSGERLPPLRVMEGPPPMSGLIHGHPQEQDLRTGQWRAAHPSHLETGWATAPRKHQDSPRW is encoded by the coding sequence ATGTCGCAAAGGGGACCTGGCCATCGCTCGCcctctcgtctctcttcaAAATCCCCTGTCGGTAATGAACaagtttctttctctcaatTCAAGTCGCAACGGTATGAATCGGTCGGAATCTCCCCTGAGGTCGGCCGTGCTGCTCAGCATTccgccaaggcctttggaGTCCATAATATCTTGAACCCTTCCGAGGCACATTCCATGGGCTCTGATTCTAGAGGAAGGCCACCTTCACAAACAAAGGAAACAGAGCCTGTCTAcccagcatcttcttcgactCCTTATGGTGTCCCTCGTACTTATTTCCCTGGCCATGCCGATACCGGCTCCGTACCGACGACTCCCGTTACCGCAGGTGTGGTGCCTACAGGCAGATATCCGATATCCGAGCGAAACTCCCCATCGACATCGTACCCTTTCCCTATAATGGATAACCCGAGGAAGATACTCAGCCCCAGGGCTCCCCGAATCTCGAACCATGGCCAGACTCACTCTCCAAGAGATCAAGATTCGCGACAACCCTTGGCTCCCAGCATGCTCCCCGCAAAACGACCCTATGAACAAGACACTCCCGATGAAGTTAGACATGCTCCTGGATTTCAACAGCCGTCAGGAATTGCTTCCGGTCCGCATACCCCGATGGTAACTCCACCAAGATCTCTTTCTCAGCCTGTAGCTCGCCCCTTGGATGCCTCCTATGTACAGCCGCCGACAATCCCACCGCCAGGAGAACTTCAGAGCCGATCGCATGGAATGCATACACCTTTGCAACTGCAGCATGGAATCACTGGGATGTCCACTAGTCGACCGCTTTCGGTAACGGAAGGAGCACTGACTGAGGGAACATCGTCATGGCCAGATATATTGCGCCGACAAGCAGGTTCGTTTGTTGGGATGGACTCCCAGCAGGCTTATATGACTCTGCCAGGCAGTGATACACCGATCCCAGTTCAAGTAGACTACTCCCAAGCATCAAAGAAAGCGGACGAAAAGAGACAACGAAATGCAAAAGCCTCGACGCGCCAccgcagaaagaagaagactcttCAGGAGGAGAACTTGAAACACCTGCAGGAACTGAAGGAAGAGCGAcagcagatgctgcagcaaataGAGGAACTCGAAAACCAGCGGGACTTTTACAGGAGCGATCGCAACCGGCTCAGAGATATTGTGTCCCGGACGCCGGCTGTAAGCAACCATGCAGCCGGGCCACCTAGTCCGGTGCTATCGAAGAGTATCAGCTTTGTGGATAGAAGCCCCTTAATGCAGTCTCATCACATTCCCACCCCTACTCAAGGTTATCTGAGCGAAGTGTCATCGGCAGAGCGGCCCGTACCGGTTCGGCGCACAGACGATCGCCCAGATTTCTCGCCTCCGATGTATGGTGCTCTGCCCGGTGGTCCGCCGCACAGCCTCCCGTCGATGCACAACCAAGCCTATGGCGCACCTCCACCGAGGCCCCCATCCGCAACTTCTTCAACGAGTGGAGAGAGACTGCCGCCGTTACGAGTGATGGAGGGACCGCCTCCCATGTCAGGACTGATCCATGGGCATcctcaagaacaagatcTGAGAACTGGGCAGTGGAGGGCAGCGCACCCATCCCATCTAGAAACCGGTTGGGCAACTGCGCCAAGAAAGCACCAAGACAGCCCCCGCTGGTAA
- a CDS encoding uncharacterized protein (EggNog:ENOG41) encodes MSGFNSSGVLSISPSRILLPILLVLMWYLGRLHSQYEPAITSTFSSRFEEARKMVPNVKLYWPMPPAKDPRAAYNSSKLALLIEARPMPHLSPLMLHMTTVVPPDWRFLFIGSRESIHSVSQAYSIKHQQVIGKLDLMELPPPWSVANKEDVFRLLTDSRFYDEFLPGVEWILKYEHDSILCANSETSLDDWLDWDWAGASRNDDDRFSGNGGLSLRRVSVIKRILSFQTRFNDSEPEDEWSGKRLWVLPGAKVASKVDGAIAVEDVYMERPMGYHIRGGGENLNEKIWADPSRRKEILEYCPEISMIMDMKLERERCPDDDGNGDRTLADAEVVTTILEEDGDSKTMPNDIEVIVRPPQPPPLPQLWDGSITTVGVSITTVGVSITTVGASITTVGASITTVGSPLRTGID; translated from the exons ATGTCTGGATTCAACAGTTCAGGGGTTCTCTCAATCTCCCCCAGTCGAATACTCTTGCCAATCCTCTTGGTTCTCAT GTGGTATTTAGGCCGTTTGCACTCTCAATATGAACCCGCTATTACGTCCACATTCTCCTCCAGGTTCGAAGAAGCACGGAAAATGGTTCCCAATGTGAAGCTGTACTGGCCAATGCCACCTGCTAAAGACCCTCGCGCGGCTTATAACTCGTCAAAGCTTGCTCTTCTCATCGAAGCTAGGCCTATGCCTCACCTATCTCCGCTGATGCTACACATGACAACGGTGGTACCGCCTGACTGGCGATTTCTCTTTATCGGCTCGCGTGAGAGCATTCACAGCGTCAGTCAAGCCTACTCGATCAAGCACCAACAGGTCATTGGAAAACTGGACTTGATGGAGCTTCCTCCTCCATGGAGCGTTGCCAATAAAGAGGACGTGTTTAGGCTGCTTACCGATTCGAGATTTTATGATGAATTCTTGCCAGGAGTAGAGTGGATCTTGAAATATGAGCATGACAGCATTCTATGCGCAAACTCAGAGACAAGCTTGGATGACTGGCTTGACTGGGATTGGGCAGGTGCTTCGCG AAATGATGACGACCGTTTCTCCGGCAATGGTGGCCTCTCTCTCCGTCGAGTGTCAGTGATTAAACGGATCCTCAGCTTTCAAACACGCTTCAATGACTCGGAACCGGAAGATGAGTGGTCCGGGAAGCGTCTGTGGGTGCTACCCGGAGCAAAAGTTGCATCTAAAGTAGATGGTGCCATTGCTGTTGAAGATGTCTACATGGAGAGGCCTATGGGCTACCACATTCGCGGCGGTGGGGAAAACTTGAACGAGAAGATATGGGCGGATCCGTCTCGCCGAAAGGAGATACTAGAGTATTGCCCGGAGATAAGCATGATTATGGATATGAAACTAGAGCGGGAGAGATGTCCAGATGACGATGGGAATGGTGATAGAACGCTCGCTGATGCCGAGGTGGTGACCACGATtttggaagaagacggagacTCCAAGACGATGCCGAATGATATCGAGGTTATAGTGCGGCCACCGCAACCTCCGCCTTTGCCACAGCTTTGGGATGGTTCTATCACCACAGTAGGTGTTTCCATCACCACAGTAGGTGTTTCCATCACCACAGTAGGAGCTTCTATTACTACAGTAGGAGCTTCCATCACCACAGTTGGGAGCCCTTTACGCACTGGCATAGATTAG
- a CDS encoding uncharacterized protein (EggNog:ENOG41), with product MESILTENDNTEPNITLAAPDDDSEMPSSHHICEWRSRYLGLSAAFDKLQSELDIALQQQATADTVGQEPVTASHQNRYNDYDIEGLTIIVHRRSKEDLVLNTDLREEEFSDIGE from the coding sequence ATGGAGAGCATTCTGACAGAAAATGATAATACAGAGCCAAATATCACCCTTGCAGCCCCCGATGATGATTCCGAAATGCCTTCTAGTCACCACATCTGTGAGTGGCGCTCACGGTATCTGGGGCTAAGTGCTGCGTTTGATAAGCTGCAAAGTGAGCTAGATATCGCGCTACAACAACAAGCAACTGCAGATACTGTTGGACAAGAACCGGTGACGGCTTCACATCAAAACCGATACAATGATTACGACATCGAGGGTTTGACTATCATCGTacacagaagaagcaaggagGATTTGGTCCTCAATACAGAtttgagagaggaggaattCAGCGATATTGGAGAGTAG
- a CDS encoding uncharacterized protein (EggNog:ENOG41~TransMembrane:1 (o433-452i)), producing MALPFPQASIKLDYPLYAVGFDPQDANRLVVGGGGGAGRSGVANKISVVETVDQGELRVAGDIALSRDEDSVMSLAVADSANDQLSYVYAGVNSSPKEMSKGKNNHLRTFSVEQTKSRAAGAKNPDVQVAEVSRSALFANPDADTYQPVLRISGSIGAAATRMCKEPQLAIFDASGPKPKSKGVLRLDKDAEDLDIIQCDDGEYLLAYCHKYELYLVKIGKKNSDPELIFTMTEDHGELAAFRSIRFVTPSFILAAANLPKSSGVILQGFRLPTPSHDKARISATVRIPKNISATALAIANASPPPSPSAPVGNTQFVIAVAGNDSSIYFYSMDHKALASIELLSNLNPLYTLKDTHKGDNITGLAFSNFIPPKQHLTQQFLKLASITLQSGVTVHSIALKRHIDVSPGKPVDETAARYVTALRAKAPSRRPVVITLSIIILIMAVIGQGIMEMYGMSKPIINAQKFLPSWHGTLRDPAHPPAFFNKDFLISKLAGSGVNTAETLVMWEADHPVVDAEDSPGGKKIALDVHDEEVHGPAKTWEELPAAQKNAWKQKLQSAGAWTQNMGESVFRGILFGELAGAVGHAVAEGLA from the exons ATGGCACTGCCATTTCCGCAAGCCAGCATAAAGCTCGACTATCCGCTGTACGCAGTCGGCTTTGATCCTCAAGATGCGAACCGCTTAGTTGTTGGCggaggtggcggcgctggGCGCTCTGGCGTGGCCAACAAGATT TCCGTCGTTGAAACCGTCGACCAGGGCGAGCTGCGCGTAGCTGGCGACATTGCCCTTTCCCGCGACGAGGACTCCGTCATGTCGCTCGCCGTTGCCGACAGCGCAAACGACCAGCTGTCCTATGTCTACGCCGGCGTCAACTCGAGCCCCAAGGAGATGTCCAAGGGCAAAAACAACCACCTCCGAACGTTTTCCGTCGAGCAAACCAAGTCGCGAGCCGCCGGTGCTAAGAACCCCGATGTACAGGTCGCAGAGGTGTCTCGAAGCGCCTTGTTCGCGAATCCGGATGCCGACACTTACCAGCCCGTACTGCGCATCTCTGGATCCattggcgccgccgccacgcGCATGTGCAAGGAACCTCAGCTCGCCATTTTTGATGCCTCGGGGCCGAAGCCCAAGTCCAAGGGTGTCTTGAGACTGGACAAGGATGCAGAGGATCTGGATATTATCCAATGCGATGATGGAGAATACTTGCTGGCCTACTGCCACAAATACGAGCTATACCTGGTCAAGATTGGCAAGAAGAACAGTGATCCAGAGCTCATTTTCACAATGACAGAGGATCATGGCGAGCTGGCTGCGTTTCGCTCGATTCGATTCGTGACACCCAGCTTTAtccttgccgctgccaatCTGCCAAAGTCGAGCGGCGTCATCCTCCAGGGCTTCCGATTGCCGACCCCAAGCCACGACAAAGCGCGGATATCTGCGACAGTGCGTATCCCCAAGAATATATCTGCGACCGCCCTCGCTATTGCAAATGCATCGCCGCCTCCGTCTCCGTCGGCTCCCGTGGGCAATACGCAGTTTGTCATTGCGGTAGCCGGCAACGACTCCTCGATTTACTTTTATAGCATGGACCACAAAGCTCTTGCCTCTATAGAGCTTCTCTCCAACCTGAATCCTCTCTATACACTCAAAGACACTCACAAAGGCGATAATATCACCGGTCTGGCGTTTTCGAACTTCATCCCTCCCAAGCAACACCTCACCCAGCAGTTCCTCAAGCTGGCAAGCATCACTCTGCAGAGTGGCGTCACTGTTCACAGCATCGCTTTGAAGCGACACATTGACGTATCCCCTGGAAAGCCGGTCGATGAGACGGCAGCTCGATATGTCACCGCCCTACGTGCCAAGGCACCTTCCAGACGACCAGTCGTCATCACCCTTTCCATCATTATCCTCATCATGGCCGTCATCGGACAGGGTATCATGGAAATGTATGGCATGAGCAAGCCCATTATCAATGCGCAGAAGTTCCTCCCGTCCTGGCATGGCACCTTGCGCGACCCGGCTCATCCACCGGCTTTTTTCAACAAGGACTTTCTCATCTCAAAGCTAGCAGGTAGCGGCGTCAACACTGCCGAGACTCTCGTTATGTGGGAAGCAGACCATCCTGTTGTAGATGCTGAGGACAGCCCtggcggcaagaagattgccTTGGATGTCCACGATGAAGAGGTTCATGGGCCCGCCAAGACATGGGAAGAGTTACCTGCCGCGCAGAAGAATGCCTGGAAGCAGAAGCTACAGTCGGCAGGTGCGTGGACTCAAAATATGGGCGAGAGTGTGTTCAGGGGTATCTTGTTTGGTGAGCTTGCAGGTGCTGTTGGCCATGCTGTAGCGGAAGGGCTGGCTTAA
- a CDS encoding uncharacterized protein (EggNog:ENOG41), whose product MAAPDLQQWKVDKPWLELKCALGEGPFYEKETNSVRLVDIKKSQILTVSAADNGDGSSLKVIQLDTRPTVTADIEGVDPQDRILIGVKHGVAVLDRQAGTYAMLVQFNEENNGRIRSNDGAVDPHGKLWLGTMTDFEHGEPQPEGFLARFDSSKSKEDVLTGLRIPNGIGWSPDNKTMYFTHSTSREVFAFDYSLETGAVSNKRLWYKHEGPGEPDGFRVDVDGNVWHAIWGESTVLKINPEGKVIGSVTLPTRHISCVQFVGTELVITSAADDEGDDPSKKYGGSIFKVDVGTTGLDLFKFRL is encoded by the exons ATGGCAGCCCCCGACTTACAGCAATGGAAAGTGGACAAGCCTTGGCTTGAACTAAAATGCGCACTTGGGGAGGGGCCGTTTTACGAGAAGGAGACGAACTCAGTGCGCCTTGTTGACATAAAAAAGAGTCAGATACTTACTGTATCCGCCGCTGATAACGGGGATGGTTCCTCTCTGAAAGTCATTCAGCTGGATACGCGCCCAACCGTTACAGCCGACATTGAGGGAGTGGACCCTCAGGACCGTATCCTGATCGGTGTCAAACATGGAGTCGCTGTGCTGGACCGCCAAGCTGGGACGTACGCAATGCTTGTGCAATTTAATGAAGAGAACAACGGGCGTATACGATCCAACGATGGAGCGGTAGACCCCCATGGAAAGCTGTGGCTAGGAACCATGACTGATTTTGAGCATGGAGAGCCCCAGCCCGAAG GATTTCTTGCGCGCTTTGACTCGTCCAAGTCTAAAGAGGATGTGCTGACGGGCTTGAGGATTCCCAATGGGATTGGATGGTCACCAGATAACAAAACCATGTACTTTACGCACTCCACATCTCGAGAGGTGTTTGCATTTGACTACTCTCTCGAGACTGGAGCTGTCAGCAACAAACGCCTGTGGTACAAGCATGAAGGGCCAGGAGAGCCTGATGGCTTCCGCGTTGACGTGGATGGCAACGTGTGGCATGCCATTTGGGGAGAGAGCACGGTGCTCAAGATTAACCCCGAAGGTAAGGTTATTGGAAGCGTGACTTTGCCGACGAGGCATATCTCCTGTGTGCAGTTTGTGGGTACAGAGCTAGTCATCACTTCAGCAGcggacgacgagggcgatgATCCAAGTAAGAAGTATGGCGGTAGTATCTTTAAGGTTGATGTGGGGACCACTGGATTGGATCTTTTCAAGTTCAGGTTATAG